The following proteins are encoded in a genomic region of Deinococcus betulae:
- a CDS encoding tetratricopeptide repeat protein: MAFALREVDAREGLNVARTAIDLAQADKDWTALTSLLIAEALNLDRLGDYHSALVQLDKAQKINQKLGDIGILSRIWNARGVIFSNQGQLPEALHHYLLSEGICEESRNYWMLSAVLNNIGIVYDRLGRHDEAFASYGRALKLAHSIGREDIELHAVSNLGFNRMFLQLWDDALKYHKEALSYAQKQENEYGIIICTANIAESYGALGEIEHAHTLFADAIGRARALGDLEHLVDLLYEQAKLYLKSDEWRPALALLQETLELVRQMGGFHRELTYRVQLADTLVQVGRAQEALADLEAAPPPADHAGTLEPRRRLYSLLIQLYGEQGRADLVQHYQQKRQDVEQVLQAQTEQWAARIPEVERQVAQWKQEAARTGQRLQDSVPGQLTPQSAAVDFDELNQHFEAAQHKLEDLAVLVVLTEVRGKSVQFVDPQREDLAQFLQREAPSAVNLGSRDDGAVILLLPGTGHTSAVAFAKTLIRHLRANSSSARVSVGCCTTTAWSQAEDMMRSAERLLSQAQGLGGNRVMATGQG; this comes from the coding sequence ATGGCATTCGCTCTGCGGGAAGTAGACGCGCGCGAAGGGCTCAACGTTGCCCGTACGGCGATTGACCTGGCGCAGGCCGACAAAGATTGGACAGCGCTGACATCACTCCTGATCGCTGAAGCTCTGAATCTGGACCGTCTGGGCGACTACCATTCAGCACTTGTTCAGCTTGACAAGGCACAAAAAATTAATCAGAAGCTGGGCGACATTGGCATCCTGTCGAGAATCTGGAATGCCAGAGGCGTCATATTTTCAAATCAGGGTCAATTGCCAGAGGCTCTGCACCATTATCTCTTAAGCGAAGGAATTTGCGAGGAATCGAGGAACTACTGGATGCTCTCCGCCGTCCTCAACAATATAGGTATCGTCTACGACCGGCTTGGCCGACATGACGAGGCTTTTGCCTCCTATGGACGGGCTTTAAAGCTGGCTCATTCTATTGGACGAGAAGATATAGAATTACACGCCGTCTCCAATCTCGGGTTTAACAGAATGTTTCTCCAACTGTGGGATGACGCCCTAAAATATCATAAAGAAGCACTCAGTTACGCGCAGAAGCAAGAAAATGAATATGGAATCATTATCTGCACAGCCAACATAGCCGAGTCCTATGGCGCCCTGGGGGAGATTGAGCACGCCCACACGCTCTTTGCCGACGCCATCGGACGGGCCCGAGCCCTCGGTGATCTCGAACACCTCGTGGATCTCCTCTATGAACAAGCGAAGTTGTATCTGAAGTCGGATGAATGGAGGCCCGCTCTCGCGCTTCTTCAGGAAACTCTTGAACTGGTGAGGCAGATGGGCGGCTTTCACCGGGAACTAACCTACCGGGTTCAGCTGGCCGATACGCTGGTGCAGGTTGGACGAGCTCAAGAAGCGCTGGCCGACCTGGAAGCCGCGCCCCCACCCGCAGACCATGCCGGCACCCTTGAACCGCGCCGGCGCCTGTACAGCCTCCTGATCCAGTTATACGGGGAACAGGGCCGCGCAGACTTGGTTCAGCACTACCAGCAGAAGCGGCAGGACGTTGAGCAGGTTCTCCAGGCGCAAACCGAGCAGTGGGCCGCCCGCATTCCAGAAGTCGAGCGCCAGGTGGCCCAGTGGAAGCAGGAAGCCGCCCGAACAGGCCAGCGGCTACAGGACTCGGTGCCAGGTCAGCTGACGCCCCAGTCAGCAGCAGTGGACTTTGATGAGCTGAACCAGCATTTCGAGGCTGCCCAGCACAAATTAGAAGATCTGGCCGTCCTGGTTGTGCTGACGGAGGTGCGCGGGAAAAGCGTGCAGTTTGTGGACCCGCAACGCGAAGACTTGGCGCAGTTCCTGCAGAGGGAGGCACCCAGCGCGGTCAATCTGGGGTCGCGGGATGACGGTGCAGTGATCCTTCTCTTGCCAGGCACTGGGCACACCTCGGCGGTGGCGTTTGCCAAGACACTGATCCGGCACCTCCGCGCCAATTCCTCGTCGGCCAGGGTCAGTGTGGGCTGCTGCACCACCACCGCCTGGTCTCAGGCCGAAGATATGATGCGCTCCGCAGAACGCCTGCTCAGTCAGGCGCAGGGCCTGGGGGGCAACCGGGTCATGGCCACCGGTCAGGGATGA
- a CDS encoding ATP-binding protein encodes MNSAPWQLLAFGKPRLLDPTGQAVRCEARTLALLVYLTLEGPTSRSRLAGLLWPDTPEAAARNNLVHLLRRIGKSHDPGLVQAGEAVALGPALSSDLQGWEEGGADVPSGPLLDGLGFDEQPDLAEWLLAWRERLDLARAGHLARRATEAEEAGALDSALDLTRRLLDLDPLSEDAWRRLMRLHYLAGDRPAALKAYHRCQEVLSRELGVSPLPETRELASLIDRGSVAPSAAPAAARIPLAVRRPPVLVGRADVWARMAAAWERGQGIILTGDPGAGKTRLALDFLAAHGGGMRFEGRPGDAGLLYATHARTYGQVLAAYPDLPLAPWIREELSRLLPGLGGTPAPIVSEEQKLRFWRAKVEVLGAAVQRGLRHMVFDDVQFMDEASVEAGGFVFAQLGWGQPDAPYRTIHIFRKGELSPLLTGMLQALVSGGLVELIEVGPLGEEDVQGLLEQLELPLDAQLPERLRRFTGGNPLLLLETVRSLHEAQAQTGTLPEALPLPEKAGAVISGRLGRLSAPALQAARAAAVLGSDFDLELVAETLRAPLLDVAAAWEELETAQIVVGERFEHDLVAEALRQEIPEGVRRLLHRAAARVMGGGERAAPARVAGHWLAGGDAAQAAPWLLRAGQSAWHAARQVEAAQYFAQAAEHFGPVDERAAFGALALRAEVLANMDDPGHADAVRALHDRAVTPLERATAFMQTYRAVESTIDVEQIEPAVQAGLSALRAAEPGRETWLVEAQLTEGLALVAYIRGHHAEVRDHLRRLADLGERAASLEWQAKAQEGLGLALSAASPREATAHLERAEALHLRRGDLLRAGSSLAKLARVQCELGEVEAAQASVARGEQHLSRLDANHGERVALLFSQIMVAHLSGDLDLAARLHAHAHRTHSPDHSALLGFFPVLQARTLRLGGQLEGALAELALTRDGRAFPAHLLALRALEEAAILMALKRREDAQAPLDEAEALLQAAPNVAWQARLHDLRAKQEAGDDLAHQLAAQQVREQHGLPPGHWSAL; translated from the coding sequence ATGAACAGCGCGCCCTGGCAGCTTCTGGCCTTCGGCAAACCGCGCCTTCTAGACCCGACCGGGCAGGCGGTCCGCTGCGAGGCGCGCACCCTGGCGTTGCTGGTTTACCTGACGCTGGAAGGTCCGACCTCGCGCTCACGGCTGGCTGGGCTCCTGTGGCCTGACACGCCCGAGGCAGCCGCCCGGAACAATCTGGTTCATCTGCTGCGCCGCATAGGCAAAAGTCATGACCCAGGGCTGGTGCAGGCGGGTGAAGCGGTGGCGCTGGGACCGGCCCTCTCTTCTGACCTTCAAGGCTGGGAGGAGGGCGGCGCCGACGTTCCCAGCGGGCCGCTACTGGACGGTCTGGGCTTTGACGAGCAGCCTGACCTGGCCGAGTGGCTGCTGGCCTGGCGTGAGCGCCTGGACCTGGCCCGCGCCGGACACCTGGCCCGGCGCGCCACCGAGGCTGAGGAAGCCGGCGCCCTGGACAGTGCACTGGACCTGACCCGGCGTCTGCTGGACCTTGACCCGCTGTCCGAAGACGCCTGGCGCCGACTGATGCGCCTGCATTACCTGGCCGGGGACCGCCCAGCGGCCCTGAAGGCCTACCACCGCTGCCAGGAGGTCCTGTCGCGCGAACTGGGGGTCAGCCCTCTGCCCGAGACGCGCGAGCTGGCCAGCTTGATTGACCGAGGCTCGGTGGCGCCCTCTGCGGCACCGGCCGCCGCCCGCATTCCGCTGGCGGTGCGCCGCCCACCCGTGCTGGTGGGCCGCGCCGATGTCTGGGCGCGTATGGCCGCCGCGTGGGAACGTGGACAGGGCATCATCCTGACTGGCGATCCGGGTGCCGGGAAAACGCGCCTGGCACTTGATTTTCTGGCGGCCCACGGCGGCGGCATGCGCTTTGAGGGCCGGCCAGGCGACGCGGGGCTGCTGTATGCCACCCACGCCCGGACTTACGGGCAGGTACTCGCTGCCTATCCAGACCTGCCCCTGGCCCCCTGGATACGCGAGGAACTCTCACGTCTGCTGCCGGGCCTGGGCGGCACCCCCGCACCTATCGTCTCTGAGGAGCAGAAACTGCGGTTCTGGCGTGCCAAGGTCGAGGTGCTGGGTGCGGCGGTGCAGCGGGGCCTGCGCCACATGGTATTTGACGACGTGCAGTTTATGGACGAGGCCAGTGTGGAGGCGGGCGGATTTGTGTTCGCCCAGCTGGGGTGGGGGCAGCCCGACGCCCCGTACCGGACCATCCACATCTTCCGCAAAGGTGAACTCTCGCCCCTGCTGACCGGCATGCTTCAGGCGCTGGTGAGTGGAGGCCTGGTCGAACTCATTGAGGTGGGGCCACTGGGCGAAGAGGATGTTCAGGGCCTGCTGGAACAGCTGGAGTTGCCCCTGGACGCGCAACTGCCCGAGCGGCTGAGGCGCTTCACCGGGGGCAACCCTCTGCTGCTGCTGGAAACGGTGCGCAGCCTCCATGAAGCGCAGGCCCAGACAGGCACGTTGCCCGAGGCGCTGCCCCTGCCTGAAAAAGCAGGCGCGGTGATCTCTGGGCGGCTGGGTCGGCTCTCCGCGCCGGCTCTTCAGGCGGCCCGCGCCGCCGCCGTCCTGGGCAGCGACTTTGACCTGGAACTGGTGGCCGAGACCCTGCGCGCGCCGCTGCTGGATGTGGCCGCCGCCTGGGAAGAACTGGAAACGGCGCAGATTGTGGTGGGCGAGCGGTTTGAACACGACCTCGTGGCCGAGGCTCTGCGGCAGGAAATCCCCGAGGGTGTGCGCCGGCTGCTGCACCGCGCGGCGGCGCGGGTGATGGGCGGGGGCGAACGCGCCGCGCCGGCCCGCGTGGCGGGACACTGGCTGGCTGGGGGCGACGCGGCGCAGGCGGCGCCGTGGCTGCTGCGGGCCGGTCAGTCTGCTTGGCACGCCGCGCGTCAGGTCGAGGCCGCGCAGTATTTTGCCCAGGCCGCCGAACATTTTGGGCCGGTGGACGAGCGGGCGGCCTTTGGGGCGCTGGCGCTGCGGGCAGAGGTGCTGGCCAACATGGATGACCCTGGCCATGCAGACGCAGTGCGCGCTCTGCACGACCGGGCCGTGACGCCACTGGAACGGGCGACTGCCTTTATGCAGACCTACCGGGCAGTCGAGTCCACGATTGACGTGGAGCAGATAGAGCCGGCGGTGCAGGCCGGCCTATCGGCCCTGCGCGCCGCCGAGCCTGGGCGTGAGACGTGGCTGGTCGAGGCCCAGCTGACCGAGGGTCTGGCGCTGGTGGCCTACATCCGTGGCCACCACGCGGAGGTGCGTGACCATCTGCGCCGCCTCGCTGACCTGGGCGAGCGCGCCGCGTCTCTGGAGTGGCAGGCCAAGGCCCAGGAAGGGCTGGGGCTGGCCCTCAGTGCCGCCTCCCCCCGTGAGGCCACGGCGCATCTGGAACGGGCCGAGGCCCTGCACCTGCGCCGGGGCGACCTACTGCGCGCCGGCTCCAGCCTGGCGAAACTGGCGCGGGTGCAATGCGAACTGGGTGAGGTGGAGGCGGCCCAGGCGAGTGTTGCGCGCGGCGAGCAGCACCTGAGCCGCCTGGACGCCAACCACGGCGAGCGGGTGGCCCTGCTGTTCAGTCAGATCATGGTGGCGCATCTTTCGGGTGACCTGGACCTGGCCGCGCGGCTCCATGCCCATGCCCACCGTACCCATAGCCCCGACCACAGCGCGCTTCTGGGATTCTTCCCGGTCTTGCAGGCCCGGACCCTGCGTCTGGGCGGCCAGTTGGAAGGCGCTCTGGCCGAGCTGGCGCTGACCAGGGACGGGCGGGCCTTTCCCGCGCATCTGCTCGCCCTGCGCGCCCTGGAAGAAGCGGCCATCCTGATGGCGCTGAAGCGGAGGGAAGACGCGCAGGCGCCACTAGACGAGGCCGAGGCGTTGCTTCAGGCCGCCCCCAATGTGGCGTGGCAGGCGCGGCTGCACGACCTGCGGGCCAAGCAAGAGGCGGGTGACGACCTGGCTCACCAGCTGGCCGCCCAGCAAGTGCGGGAGCAACACGGTTTGCCCCCAGGCCACTGGAGCGCGCTCTGA
- a CDS encoding S8 family peptidase translates to MNARLTAGTLGLTLLLAACGQQATAPTAAQPDAQSSLPTTLTRTAAPLLGTSNPEAIPGQYIVVLSEGAVNNLSTQSASGLISSLSLDPQGVTIQHIYGAALNGFAAKLSAQNLSTLRSDPRVKYVQQDSYSKATATQSNAVWGLDRIDQRSLPLNSSYTYDSTASAVKVYIIDTGIRTSHQQFGGRATWGTNTTGDGNNSDCGGHGTHVAGTVGSATYGVAKGVKLIAVKVLDCQGRGQNSGVIAGINWALNNKGSGTAIANMSLGGGVDQAENDAVTNASSKGLFMAVAAGNENQNACNVSPASSAGAFTVGATTKTDRRADPNDWGTGLGSNYGNCVDILAPGTGITSTVNTSDTAISSATWNGTSMATPHVAGAAALILAANPSYTSAQIATALTNSASTGKLSNLNGSPDRLLFTNPGGTTPTPNPDPTPTPGNKTYTGTVSAGQFSYQPGSAGFTYAGGTLKATLSGPSGTDFDLYLLKKGANGTWSYVAESETPSSSETITYNATSGTYVWGVYGYAGSGQYTLVETK, encoded by the coding sequence ATGAATGCACGGCTCACTGCTGGAACCCTCGGTTTGACCCTCCTCCTCGCTGCCTGTGGGCAGCAGGCCACTGCTCCGACTGCCGCTCAGCCCGATGCTCAGTCGTCGCTGCCGACAACCCTGACCCGCACAGCCGCGCCGCTGCTAGGCACGAGCAACCCAGAAGCCATTCCTGGCCAGTACATCGTGGTGCTGAGCGAAGGGGCTGTGAACAACCTGTCCACCCAGAGCGCCAGTGGGCTCATCAGCAGCCTGTCGCTTGACCCCCAGGGCGTGACCATCCAGCACATCTACGGCGCGGCCCTCAACGGCTTTGCCGCCAAACTGAGCGCGCAGAACCTCAGCACCCTGCGCAGTGATCCCCGCGTGAAATACGTCCAGCAGGACAGCTACTCCAAGGCCACAGCCACCCAGTCGAACGCCGTCTGGGGTCTGGACCGCATCGATCAGCGCAGCCTGCCCCTGAACAGCTCGTACACCTACGACTCGACGGCCAGCGCGGTCAAGGTCTACATCATTGACACCGGCATCCGGACGAGCCATCAGCAGTTTGGCGGCCGGGCCACCTGGGGCACCAACACGACCGGCGACGGCAACAACTCGGACTGCGGTGGACACGGCACGCACGTGGCCGGCACGGTGGGCAGCGCCACGTACGGCGTGGCCAAGGGCGTCAAACTGATCGCCGTGAAGGTGCTGGACTGCCAGGGCCGTGGCCAGAACAGCGGTGTGATTGCAGGGATCAACTGGGCGCTGAACAACAAGGGCAGCGGCACGGCCATTGCCAACATGAGTCTGGGCGGCGGGGTTGACCAAGCCGAAAACGACGCCGTGACCAACGCCAGCAGCAAAGGGCTCTTCATGGCTGTTGCTGCAGGGAACGAAAACCAGAACGCCTGTAACGTCTCGCCGGCCAGCTCTGCGGGTGCTTTCACCGTCGGTGCCACCACCAAGACGGACCGCCGCGCCGATCCCAACGACTGGGGCACTGGCCTGGGCAGCAACTACGGCAACTGCGTTGACATCCTGGCCCCTGGAACGGGCATCACGAGCACCGTGAACACGAGCGACACCGCCATCAGCAGCGCGACCTGGAACGGCACCTCTATGGCCACGCCCCACGTCGCAGGTGCAGCGGCGCTGATCCTGGCGGCCAACCCCAGCTACACCTCAGCCCAGATTGCCACGGCCCTGACCAACAGCGCGTCCACGGGCAAGCTGTCGAACCTGAACGGCAGCCCTGACCGCCTGCTGTTCACCAACCCCGGAGGCACCACGCCGACGCCAAACCCCGACCCCACGCCCACCCCCGGCAACAAGACCTACACCGGTACTGTCAGCGCTGGACAGTTCAGCTACCAGCCCGGCTCGGCAGGCTTTACCTATGCGGGCGGCACCCTGAAAGCCACGTTGAGTGGGCCTTCCGGCACCGACTTTGACCTCTACCTGCTCAAGAAGGGTGCCAACGGCACCTGGAGCTACGTGGCCGAGAGCGAAACGCCCTCCAGCAGTGAGACCATCACCTACAACGCGACCAGCGGCACGTATGTCTGGGGCGTGTACGGGTACGCCGGCAGCGG
- a CDS encoding IclR family transcriptional regulator: MPPAQSTDPSDDPAVPTLERPLYLLTFFTAKEPVWTLSGLSRASGLPSASCLRAIRVLEKYQFLRRDHMQYRLGSQLVRLSANAMASSPSRRLALPHLEHLHRLTGLAVSWSVLESQEALTLEVVASPEHPAERVQVGAALDLSAGAVSRVLLAFAPQEVRRSVLASLWAEHPHTRPHQELLDGLTRKAWLALEVSRQPADRCDVAAPVFQGDGRLVASVGLERSRSMPPSRAVLEQELGLLNQAAQRISRDLGYTREWQGDPAFFLQILESVNILAFTEASSVGNDLVNYPI; the protein is encoded by the coding sequence ATGCCCCCTGCCCAGTCCACCGACCCCTCCGACGATCCGGCCGTGCCCACACTGGAGCGGCCCCTCTATCTGCTGACGTTTTTTACGGCCAAGGAACCGGTCTGGACCCTCTCAGGGCTGTCGAGGGCCAGTGGCCTGCCCTCCGCGAGTTGTCTGCGCGCCATCCGGGTGTTAGAGAAATATCAGTTCCTGCGCCGTGACCACATGCAGTACCGGTTGGGCAGTCAATTGGTCCGGCTCAGTGCCAACGCCATGGCGTCCTCGCCCTCGCGCCGCCTCGCGCTGCCCCATCTGGAGCACCTGCACCGCCTGACGGGGTTGGCGGTCAGCTGGTCTGTGCTGGAAAGCCAGGAAGCCCTCACCCTGGAGGTGGTGGCGTCTCCAGAACACCCCGCCGAACGGGTGCAGGTGGGCGCCGCGCTGGACCTGTCGGCGGGGGCCGTCTCACGGGTGCTGCTGGCCTTCGCCCCGCAGGAGGTGCGGCGCAGCGTCCTGGCGAGCCTCTGGGCCGAGCACCCACACACCCGCCCACACCAGGAGCTGCTCGATGGCCTGACCCGCAAAGCCTGGCTGGCGCTGGAGGTCAGCCGGCAGCCCGCCGACCGCTGTGACGTCGCGGCCCCGGTCTTTCAGGGGGACGGCCGTCTGGTGGCGTCCGTCGGCCTGGAGCGCTCGCGCAGCATGCCTCCGTCCCGAGCGGTCCTGGAACAGGAACTGGGCCTCTTGAATCAGGCGGCGCAGCGGATCTCACGTGACCTCGGGTACACGCGGGAATGGCAGGGCGACCCGGCGTTCTTTCTGCAGATTCTGGAAAGCGTGAATATCCTGGCGTTCACTGAGGCGTCCTCCGTCGGCAATGACCTCGTGAATTACCCCATCTGA
- a CDS encoding EAL domain-containing protein — MRSVLPPHSAPSFQVQRDLPSSCRDPVEQQPTAQSCSSPDQILPEASLLPTRPPPTCSSDLLSGALRRGEFRVHYQPIVSAVSGQPIKAEALLRWQPAGQPLVSPSDFLAQLEASDEMADVGTWVLWQACHAAARWPGTRIAVNLSEAQFSRRNFVTTVKQVLRDTGLQPNCLELELTETMLMTGSCYAARALRRLRAFGVRVVLDDFGTGFSNLSCLQFFPFDGLKLDRSLVQPLQRRDARSLTIVRGLVELCQRLQLEITAEGVETPVQLRTLQAMDVPLLQGYLFARPQESWAPGTTKLAGGLEPVKWSSHS, encoded by the coding sequence ATGAGGTCTGTCTTACCGCCACACTCAGCGCCCTCGTTCCAGGTCCAGCGGGATCTCCCCTCATCCTGCCGCGACCCCGTGGAGCAACAACCGACGGCTCAGTCATGCTCCTCGCCCGACCAGATTCTTCCTGAGGCCTCTCTCCTGCCGACTCGCCCACCACCCACCTGTTCTTCTGACCTTTTGTCGGGCGCCCTGCGCCGGGGCGAATTCAGGGTGCATTACCAGCCGATCGTGTCGGCCGTCTCAGGGCAACCCATCAAAGCTGAGGCGTTGCTGCGATGGCAGCCTGCGGGACAGCCTCTGGTCTCGCCCAGTGACTTTCTGGCACAGCTGGAAGCCTCAGACGAGATGGCCGACGTGGGGACCTGGGTGTTGTGGCAAGCCTGCCACGCGGCGGCCCGGTGGCCGGGGACACGCATAGCGGTGAACCTGTCTGAAGCTCAATTCAGCAGGCGCAACTTTGTCACCACTGTCAAGCAGGTGCTTAGGGACACTGGCCTTCAACCAAACTGTCTGGAACTAGAATTGACAGAAACCATGCTGATGACGGGGTCCTGTTACGCGGCCAGGGCCTTGCGGCGGCTCAGGGCGTTCGGCGTTCGCGTGGTGCTTGATGACTTTGGCACGGGATTCTCGAATCTGTCCTGCCTGCAGTTCTTTCCGTTTGACGGGCTCAAACTTGACCGCAGTCTCGTTCAGCCCCTTCAGCGGCGAGACGCGCGCAGCCTCACCATTGTGCGAGGCCTGGTCGAACTTTGTCAGCGGCTCCAGTTGGAGATCACGGCGGAGGGGGTCGAAACCCCTGTGCAGCTGCGCACTCTCCAGGCGATGGATGTGCCCCTGCTCCAGGGCTACCTCTTTGCTCGGCCGCAAGAATCTTGGGCGCCAGGCACCACGAAGCTGGCAGGCGGACTGGAGCCTGTCAAATGGAGCAGCCATTCTTAG